One window of Hymenobacter sp. BRD128 genomic DNA carries:
- a CDS encoding DUF4349 domain-containing protein: MAYQGEINLQVDNFEQATSSINQVLDQYGAYPSAAHQTRANGQHYQEMTLKVPATDFLHVVAALAKLGRIDTKDISSTDITAELVTLNTRVNAGQATAARYRQLLAKATSPAQLHQFEDQNRQVQAALAADKARLQQLGLGTQELWATLHLRYTQTLPTTEPSTPLPAFAPQFLASFNNGWTFVLNILVVLTNLWPLLLLGAVVWPVLRWWRRRHPAEY, encoded by the coding sequence GTGGCCTACCAAGGCGAAATAAACCTGCAAGTTGATAATTTTGAGCAGGCTACGAGCAGCATCAACCAAGTACTCGACCAGTATGGCGCCTACCCTAGCGCCGCGCACCAAACCCGCGCCAATGGTCAGCACTACCAGGAAATGACCCTGAAGGTACCTGCCACCGATTTTTTACACGTGGTAGCCGCGCTGGCTAAGCTCGGCCGCATCGATACCAAGGACATTTCCTCCACCGACATTACGGCCGAGTTAGTAACCCTGAACACTCGCGTCAATGCTGGGCAGGCCACCGCCGCCAGGTATCGCCAGCTGCTAGCCAAGGCGACCAGCCCCGCGCAACTGCACCAGTTCGAAGACCAGAACCGACAAGTGCAAGCCGCGCTGGCCGCCGATAAGGCCCGGCTCCAGCAACTGGGCCTGGGCACGCAAGAGCTGTGGGCCACGCTGCATCTGCGCTACACCCAAACGCTGCCTACTACCGAACCGAGCACCCCGCTCCCGGCTTTCGCGCCGCAGTTTCTAGCATCTTTCAATAATGGCTGGACATTTGTGCTGAATATACTAGTGGTGCTCACCAACTTGTGGCCATTGCTGCTACTGGGAGCCGTGGTCTGGCCAGTCCTGCGCTGGTGGCGCCGTCGTCATCCGGCCGAGTATTAG
- a CDS encoding phage holin family protein: MGKIILKFILTAVLTYGLAQVLPNVRLDGVGSAAILVIVLGLLNATVKPILKIIGFPITVLTLGLFLLIINVIIVKLADYLMTSFAVTGFVSTLIFSLALSLVTSVVDMIMD; encoded by the coding sequence ATGGGCAAAATCATTCTCAAATTCATTCTTACGGCCGTGCTCACCTATGGGCTAGCCCAGGTGCTGCCCAATGTGCGCCTCGATGGCGTGGGCAGCGCGGCCATCCTGGTTATCGTGTTAGGGTTGCTGAATGCCACCGTGAAGCCAATATTGAAGATTATTGGCTTCCCGATTACGGTGCTGACTCTAGGGCTTTTTCTGCTCATTATCAACGTCATCATCGTTAAGCTAGCCGACTACCTGATGACCAGCTTTGCCGTGACTGGTTTCGTGAGCACGCTGATTTTCAGCCTGGCCCTCTCGCTGGTAACGTCAGTCGTAGATATGATAATGGACTAA
- a CDS encoding agmatinase family protein, whose amino-acid sequence MSDSTLAQKIANFDPNALGDAAGGLFGLPFTPEEAQVVVVPVPWEVTVSYRAGTAQGPAVIREASLQVDLYDSDLPDAWKLGLALEDEDEAIAQTSRELRPLAAEYINWLEEGQPAAGAAQHGGVPARITAEGDKLLHWLKQKTGALLDKGKVVAVLGGDHSTPLGFLHALAERHPDGFGILQIDAHCDLRPAYEGFQYSHASIMYNALHLPQVKKLVQVGIRDMCQQEADLIAHSVGRIALFGQRFMSEEKFAKKSWKKVCGKIIAQLPQKVYLSFDIDGLDPKLCPGTGTPVPGGLEFEEATYLLRMIVRSGRTIIGLDLNEVAPGDTDWNGIVGARLLYQLCNWMAVSQGRLTAKGVESPE is encoded by the coding sequence GTGTCCGACTCCACTCTCGCGCAAAAAATTGCCAATTTCGACCCCAATGCCCTCGGTGATGCCGCTGGCGGCTTATTTGGGCTGCCTTTCACGCCCGAGGAGGCGCAGGTAGTGGTGGTGCCCGTGCCGTGGGAAGTGACCGTGAGCTACCGCGCCGGCACTGCCCAGGGCCCCGCAGTCATTCGCGAAGCTTCCTTGCAAGTTGACCTCTATGACTCTGACCTGCCCGACGCCTGGAAGCTCGGCCTGGCGTTGGAAGACGAGGACGAAGCCATTGCCCAAACCAGCCGTGAGCTGCGCCCCTTGGCGGCCGAATACATCAACTGGCTCGAAGAAGGCCAGCCGGCGGCCGGCGCGGCCCAGCACGGCGGCGTGCCCGCCCGCATCACGGCCGAAGGCGACAAGCTGCTGCACTGGCTGAAGCAAAAAACCGGCGCCCTGCTCGATAAGGGTAAGGTAGTAGCCGTGCTGGGAGGCGACCATAGCACGCCGCTAGGCTTCCTGCACGCGCTGGCCGAGCGCCACCCCGATGGCTTTGGTATTCTGCAAATTGATGCGCACTGCGACCTGCGCCCGGCCTACGAAGGCTTCCAGTATTCGCACGCCAGCATCATGTATAACGCTTTGCATCTGCCGCAGGTGAAGAAATTGGTGCAGGTAGGCATTCGGGATATGTGCCAGCAGGAGGCCGACCTCATTGCCCACTCGGTGGGCCGTATTGCCTTATTTGGCCAGCGGTTTATGAGCGAGGAGAAGTTCGCTAAGAAGTCGTGGAAGAAGGTGTGCGGCAAAATCATTGCCCAGTTACCCCAAAAAGTATACCTCAGCTTCGACATCGATGGCCTCGACCCCAAGCTGTGCCCTGGCACCGGCACGCCCGTGCCCGGTGGCCTGGAGTTTGAGGAAGCTACCTACCTGCTGCGCATGATAGTGCGTTCGGGTCGCACCATTATCGGCTTGGACCTCAATGAAGTAGCGCCCGGCGATACGGACTGGAACGGCATTGTGGGCGCGCGCCTGCTCTATCAGCTGTGCAACTGGATGGCCGTTTCGCAGGGCCGTTTGACCGCGAAAGGCGTAGAAAGCCCCGAATAA
- a CDS encoding chemotaxis protein CheC: MNLSMNELERDIIREILNIGLARAADSFAVIAQERVMLEVPNLDLLPSSSIIERVRDYQTRYVAIQSDIRGDFNGSTFMFFSGQHIQRLSRVCLRMHVPDTLQLNELQESLLLEISNIITGALVTQLANILKANIYGAPPMAPTGDLATALHSLMPDPEALQPLIFSVITQFSDKENSVELPLMLFFDRATFEKILEIIRTYDFLGKTQSAA, translated from the coding sequence ATGAATTTATCAATGAATGAGTTAGAGCGCGATATTATTCGCGAAATTCTCAACATCGGCCTGGCCCGGGCGGCCGACAGCTTTGCGGTGATTGCGCAGGAGCGCGTGATGCTGGAAGTGCCCAACCTGGACCTGCTGCCCAGTAGCAGCATCATCGAGCGGGTGCGCGACTACCAGACGCGCTACGTGGCCATTCAGAGCGATATCCGGGGCGATTTTAACGGCTCCACCTTCATGTTTTTCTCGGGGCAGCACATTCAGCGGCTGTCGCGGGTGTGCTTGCGTATGCACGTGCCCGACACCTTGCAGCTGAATGAGCTGCAGGAGTCGTTGCTGCTGGAAATCAGCAACATCATTACGGGCGCTTTGGTAACACAGTTAGCTAACATATTGAAAGCCAACATCTACGGTGCGCCACCAATGGCTCCAACCGGCGACTTGGCTACAGCGCTGCACAGCCTGATGCCCGACCCGGAAGCATTGCAGCCCCTTATTTTTTCGGTTATTACGCAGTTCTCCGACAAGGAAAACTCGGTTGAGCTCCCGCTGATGCTGTTTTTCGACCGCGCCACGTTTGAGAAAATCCTGGAAATTATTCGTACTTATGATTTTCTGGGCAAGACCCAGTCGGCAGCATAA
- a CDS encoding chemotaxis protein CheW translates to MTRIQDENVPLVPLRQLLYSEGDEQLPLATRADLPPEGGLHQILVVSYNNRRLGLLIDRFLRQQNIVVKSLSKPLDTIDLFGGVTLLGNGQLCLVLDVPALTRLFLAKRP, encoded by the coding sequence ATGACCCGGATTCAGGATGAGAACGTGCCGCTGGTGCCACTGCGGCAGTTGCTCTATTCGGAAGGCGATGAGCAGCTGCCCCTTGCTACCCGCGCCGACCTGCCGCCCGAAGGTGGCTTGCACCAGATACTGGTGGTGAGCTATAATAATCGTCGGCTAGGTTTACTTATCGACCGGTTTTTGCGTCAGCAAAATATTGTAGTTAAATCACTGAGCAAGCCTCTGGATACCATCGATTTGTTTGGTGGCGTTACGTTGTTGGGCAACGGGCAGTTATGCCTGGTGCTCGACGTGCCGGCGCTAACCCGACTGTTTCTGGCCAAACGACCTTAA
- a CDS encoding chemotaxis protein CheA, translating to MTAREQEYRELFMAEALEYYDAMSRHLSELERNPQDVAALNELFRLMHNLKANARAMGFVDMGEVAHKMETLFGQIRSNERSFTGSLVPLTFRAVDILGNMIRAVGSGQETGDAKSLLENLDHLIQGEEIVETRPAPTEEEAETDAARKLELSDLVYIPVKKLDNLLNLVGELVIDRDRILTLAAELGHPALQATARHLFRISDDLQYSVMDVRLVGAGVLLNKFPRVVRDVAAAENKQVELTLAGQDVQIDRNVLQLITDALLHIVRNAVSHGLENPEARQAAGKPAVGKLSITALTERDDVLIQVQDDGRGIDTEAVRQKAVRKGMLTAEAAAVLDEQEVWALLFEPGFSMAEKITDISGRGVGLDVVKLAIDSLGGRLRVSSELGKGTTFTLVLPTSIAVKGALLIELDERAYAVPLLHTDTVLALPNDQIFAVGAC from the coding sequence ATGACAGCGCGCGAACAAGAATATCGGGAGCTGTTTATGGCCGAGGCGTTGGAATATTACGACGCCATGTCGCGCCACCTGAGCGAGCTCGAGCGCAACCCGCAGGATGTGGCGGCGCTCAACGAGCTGTTCCGGCTCATGCACAACCTCAAAGCCAACGCCCGCGCAATGGGCTTTGTGGACATGGGGGAGGTGGCGCACAAGATGGAAACCTTGTTTGGCCAGATTCGCAGCAACGAGCGAAGTTTCACTGGTTCGCTGGTGCCCCTCACGTTCCGGGCCGTCGATATTCTGGGCAACATGATTCGGGCCGTGGGCTCGGGCCAGGAAACGGGCGACGCCAAGTCGCTGCTCGAAAATCTCGACCACCTTATTCAGGGCGAAGAAATCGTAGAAACGCGACCTGCCCCAACCGAAGAGGAAGCCGAAACCGACGCCGCCCGCAAGCTGGAGCTGTCGGACCTGGTTTATATTCCCGTCAAGAAGCTCGATAACCTGCTTAACTTGGTGGGCGAACTGGTAATTGACCGCGACCGTATTCTGACCCTAGCCGCCGAGCTGGGCCACCCGGCCCTGCAAGCCACGGCCCGGCACCTGTTCCGCATTTCCGACGACTTGCAGTACTCCGTTATGGATGTGCGGCTGGTAGGCGCCGGGGTGCTACTGAACAAGTTTCCGCGCGTGGTGCGCGACGTGGCCGCAGCTGAAAATAAACAGGTCGAATTAACCCTGGCCGGCCAGGATGTGCAGATTGACCGCAACGTGTTGCAGCTCATTACTGATGCACTGCTCCATATTGTGCGCAACGCCGTGAGCCACGGCCTCGAAAATCCCGAAGCCCGGCAGGCCGCTGGCAAGCCGGCTGTCGGTAAGCTATCCATTACCGCGCTTACTGAGCGCGACGATGTGCTCATCCAGGTGCAGGACGACGGCCGGGGCATCGATACCGAAGCCGTGCGCCAGAAAGCCGTGCGCAAAGGCATGCTAACGGCCGAGGCCGCCGCCGTGCTCGACGAGCAGGAGGTGTGGGCGCTGCTGTTTGAGCCTGGCTTTTCGATGGCCGAGAAAATCACTGATATTTCGGGCCGGGGCGTGGGCCTCGACGTGGTGAAGCTGGCCATCGACTCGCTGGGAGGGCGCCTGCGCGTAAGCTCCGAGCTGGGCAAGGGCACCACCTTTACGCTGGTGCTGCCCACGTCCATTGCCGTAAAAGGTGCCCTGCTTATCGAGCTTGATGAGCGTGCCTACGCTGTGCCGCTGCTGCATACCGATACGGTGCTAGCCCTGCCCAACGACCAGATTTTTGCGGTGGGGGCTTGCTGA
- a CDS encoding response regulator, with the protein MNKRILIVDDSFYMRTMLKNMLTDAGYDVVGEAANGQQALEMAVATNPDLITLDVILPDNTGLDVLKGIRQQQPDAKVVMCSAVGQETIVNEAIENGALAYIVKPFSEERVLEIVGSALQGDGSPA; encoded by the coding sequence ATGAATAAGCGCATTCTCATCGTCGATGACTCGTTCTACATGCGGACGATGCTCAAGAATATGCTCACCGATGCGGGCTACGACGTGGTAGGCGAAGCCGCCAACGGCCAGCAGGCTCTCGAAATGGCAGTAGCTACTAACCCCGACCTAATTACGCTCGACGTCATCCTGCCCGACAACACCGGGCTCGACGTGCTCAAGGGCATCCGCCAGCAGCAGCCCGATGCCAAAGTAGTAATGTGCTCGGCCGTAGGCCAGGAAACTATTGTGAATGAGGCCATTGAAAATGGCGCGCTCGCTTACATCGTAAAACCTTTCTCGGAAGAGCGGGTACTCGAAATCGTGGGTAGCGCCCTGCAGGGCGACGGTTCACCCGCCTAA
- a CDS encoding chemotaxis protein CheW — translation MADSASRPATSSGRAAPAAPEAVVQLIVFRLGDEDYGIRIEQVKEVTITPEVVRMPKTPLFIKGITNLRGDIIAVVDLEERFQLRPAGRPVPEFSYTVAVEAPDYTLGLIVREVPRPVTVPVSAIEPAPEFVQDSGQREKYLEGIAKLPGQQGVIIVLDMPKLLSPSEIMRLPGQAASPTGRAAAKGAPATNAPSAGK, via the coding sequence ATGGCTGATTCTGCTTCCCGTCCGGCTACTTCCTCGGGCCGGGCTGCGCCGGCGGCCCCCGAGGCCGTTGTCCAGCTGATTGTTTTTCGCTTGGGCGATGAGGATTACGGCATCCGCATCGAACAGGTGAAGGAAGTAACCATCACGCCCGAAGTGGTGCGCATGCCCAAAACTCCGCTCTTTATTAAGGGCATTACCAACCTGCGCGGCGATATTATTGCCGTTGTTGACCTGGAGGAGCGATTTCAGCTGCGGCCGGCCGGCCGGCCGGTGCCCGAGTTTTCCTACACGGTAGCCGTGGAGGCGCCCGACTATACGCTGGGCCTGATAGTGCGCGAAGTGCCCCGCCCGGTCACCGTTCCGGTGAGTGCCATTGAGCCGGCGCCCGAGTTTGTGCAGGACAGCGGCCAGCGCGAAAAATACCTGGAAGGCATTGCCAAATTGCCCGGCCAGCAGGGAGTGATTATCGTGCTGGATATGCCCAAGCTGCTCAGCCCTAGCGAGATTATGCGCCTGCCGGGGCAAGCCGCCAGCCCTACCGGGCGGGCGGCAGCCAAAGGGGCGCCGGCCACCAATGCACCCTCGGCCGGGAAATAG
- a CDS encoding HAMP domain-containing protein: MASAKKSPAPVIDSDDAVRLDETGTFADDNTTRKRGIRRNVGLTDTDYVNEQLNRVLFALDAFKKGDVSVRLTKQNDDIFSEIAEAYNSMVEMIGGVGGEVSRISKVAGVEGNLKARASADGAAGFWRDMLNNINGLVDSIAVPVLEVGKVLKNISRGNLDESFQIPVSGDFKVMAETINRTIDNLNVFAGEVSRVAQEVGTEGRLGGQAVVPNVGGVWKELTDNVNTMAASLTSQVRDIANVTTAVARGDLSQKMTVDVKGELLQLKQNLNQMVDSLNLFAGEVTRVALDVGTEGKLGGQASVPGVSGTWKDLTDNVNNMAANLTSQVRDIANVATAVARGDLSQKMTVNVKGEILELKNILNQMVDSLNIFGDEVTRVAREVGTEGKLGGQAVVPRVGGTWKELTDNVNTMAANLTSQVRDIANVATAVARGDLSQKMTVDVQGEILDLKNILNQMVDSLNIFAGEVTRVAREVGTEGILGGQANVPRVSGTWKDLTDNVNTMASNLTSQVRDIANVATAVSRGDLSQKITVNVRGELLQLKENLNQMVDSLNVFGDEVTRVAREVGTDGKLGGQAVVPNVKGTWKDLTDNVNTMAASLTSQVRDIANVTTAVARGDLSQKVSVDVKGELLDLKDNINQMVDSLNIFAGEVTRVALEVGTEGQLGGQASVPNVSGVWKDLTDNVNTMATNLTIQVRGIVKVVTAVSQGDLTQKLTLEAAGEVADLAQTINRMVDDLNRLASEVSRVARVAGAEGKLTERATVGGVSGSWKELVDTLNALIESIALPVLEVSRVVRAISEGDLTQMVEIQTTGDILSMSNSLNQAVETLNALLGEINDSAQVVGTSSEEMVDKGQEMSRVTVDVALAMQQMAEGAQNQALKTDQAFKLIEEIMTVTKETANKADVVNKSAIMGEQTSQQGLKTVAEVVKNMEEISSAATQTSRTIEVLSTRSQEISKSLGVITDIASQTNLLALNAAIEAARAGEAGRGFAVVAEEIRKLAEGSRKSANEIATLVEDVRKDTTSAASAISAMEDRVSRGKNATFEASAAFKNIATSSGETLRSSRDILTATAQQQTSIGDVVKYVEEVVAIAEQTATGTQQVAGTARQLSSSMQELTSSSQRLSDIADDLQDGLETFQLFDYAPEPEPEPEPEPQRRVLRRPLASAKPAATSAPVQAAPIAAAKPGRTAQSRRTASPPPPVTIESNRAASNGRPRRDAPVTTAAPEAAPAKKMVRRAKSGAGDIATKTTENGAEPTRARAKAKAK, from the coding sequence ATGGCTTCCGCCAAGAAATCCCCGGCTCCGGTAATTGATTCCGACGACGCAGTCCGCCTCGACGAAACCGGTACGTTTGCCGACGACAATACGACCCGCAAACGCGGTATCCGCCGCAATGTGGGGCTCACCGACACCGACTACGTCAACGAGCAGCTCAACCGTGTGCTTTTCGCGCTCGATGCTTTTAAGAAAGGTGACGTGTCGGTGCGGCTGACCAAGCAAAACGACGACATCTTCTCCGAAATCGCCGAGGCCTACAACTCGATGGTGGAAATGATTGGCGGCGTGGGCGGGGAGGTGTCGCGCATTTCGAAGGTGGCCGGCGTGGAGGGCAACCTGAAGGCCCGCGCCTCGGCCGACGGGGCCGCCGGCTTCTGGCGCGACATGCTCAATAATATTAACGGCCTGGTGGACTCCATCGCCGTGCCGGTACTGGAAGTAGGCAAGGTACTGAAGAACATCAGCCGGGGCAACCTCGACGAGAGCTTCCAGATTCCGGTGTCGGGTGACTTCAAGGTGATGGCCGAAACTATCAACCGCACCATCGACAACCTCAACGTATTTGCCGGGGAGGTAAGCCGCGTGGCGCAGGAAGTTGGCACCGAGGGCCGGCTAGGGGGCCAGGCCGTGGTGCCCAACGTGGGCGGCGTGTGGAAGGAGCTAACTGACAACGTAAATACGATGGCCGCCTCGCTCACCAGCCAGGTGCGCGACATTGCCAACGTGACCACCGCCGTGGCTAGGGGTGACCTGAGCCAGAAAATGACGGTCGACGTGAAGGGTGAGCTGCTGCAGCTCAAGCAGAACCTCAACCAGATGGTGGACTCGCTCAACCTCTTTGCCGGCGAGGTAACCCGCGTGGCCCTTGACGTGGGCACCGAGGGAAAACTGGGCGGGCAGGCCAGCGTGCCGGGCGTATCGGGCACCTGGAAAGACCTCACGGACAACGTAAACAACATGGCCGCTAACCTGACGAGCCAGGTGCGCGACATCGCCAACGTAGCCACCGCCGTGGCTAGGGGTGACCTAAGCCAGAAAATGACGGTGAATGTGAAGGGCGAGATTCTGGAGCTGAAGAATATTCTGAACCAGATGGTGGACTCGCTCAATATCTTCGGTGACGAAGTAACCCGCGTGGCCCGCGAGGTGGGTACCGAGGGCAAGCTGGGCGGCCAGGCCGTGGTGCCCCGCGTCGGCGGCACCTGGAAAGAGCTGACGGACAACGTAAACACGATGGCCGCTAACCTGACGAGCCAGGTACGCGACATCGCCAACGTAGCCACCGCCGTGGCTAGGGGTGACCTGAGTCAGAAAATGACGGTGGATGTGCAGGGTGAGATTCTTGACCTGAAAAACATCCTGAACCAGATGGTAGACTCGCTCAACATCTTCGCCGGCGAGGTAACCCGCGTGGCTAGGGAGGTAGGTACCGAGGGTATTCTGGGCGGCCAGGCCAACGTGCCCCGCGTATCGGGCACCTGGAAAGACCTGACCGATAACGTGAACACGATGGCCTCGAACCTGACCAGCCAGGTGCGCGACATTGCCAACGTGGCCACCGCCGTATCGCGCGGCGACCTGAGCCAGAAAATCACGGTGAACGTGCGCGGCGAGCTGCTCCAGCTCAAGGAAAACCTGAACCAGATGGTGGACTCGCTGAACGTATTCGGCGACGAAGTAACCCGCGTGGCCCGCGAAGTAGGCACCGACGGTAAGCTCGGCGGCCAGGCTGTGGTGCCCAACGTGAAAGGCACCTGGAAAGACCTGACCGACAACGTAAACACGATGGCGGCCTCGCTCACTAGCCAGGTGCGCGACATCGCCAACGTGACCACCGCCGTGGCCAGGGGTGACCTCAGCCAGAAGGTGTCGGTAGACGTGAAGGGCGAGCTGCTCGACCTCAAGGACAACATCAACCAGATGGTGGACTCGCTCAACATCTTCGCCGGCGAAGTAACCCGCGTAGCCTTGGAGGTGGGCACCGAAGGCCAGCTGGGGGGGCAGGCCAGCGTGCCCAACGTGAGCGGCGTGTGGAAAGACCTGACCGACAACGTAAACACGATGGCCACCAACCTTACCATTCAGGTGCGGGGCATTGTGAAAGTAGTAACGGCCGTATCGCAGGGCGACCTGACCCAGAAGCTGACGCTGGAAGCCGCCGGGGAGGTGGCCGACCTGGCCCAGACCATCAACCGGATGGTGGACGACCTGAACCGCCTGGCCTCGGAAGTAAGCCGTGTGGCCCGCGTAGCGGGTGCCGAGGGCAAGCTCACCGAGCGCGCCACGGTAGGCGGCGTATCGGGCTCGTGGAAAGAACTCGTGGACACGCTTAATGCCTTGATTGAAAGCATTGCCCTGCCGGTACTCGAAGTAAGCCGCGTGGTGCGCGCCATCTCGGAAGGCGACCTGACCCAGATGGTGGAGATTCAGACGACGGGCGACATTCTCTCGATGTCGAATTCGCTCAACCAAGCCGTAGAAACCCTGAACGCGCTACTCGGCGAAATCAACGACTCGGCGCAGGTAGTGGGCACATCGTCGGAAGAGATGGTGGACAAAGGCCAGGAGATGAGCCGCGTGACGGTTGACGTGGCCCTGGCCATGCAGCAAATGGCCGAAGGCGCCCAGAACCAGGCCTTGAAAACTGACCAGGCCTTCAAGCTGATTGAAGAAATCATGACTGTTACCAAGGAAACGGCCAACAAGGCCGACGTGGTGAACAAGTCAGCAATCATGGGTGAGCAAACCTCGCAGCAGGGCCTGAAAACGGTAGCCGAGGTGGTAAAAAACATGGAGGAAATCTCCAGTGCGGCTACCCAGACCTCGCGCACCATCGAGGTCCTCTCGACCCGCTCGCAGGAAATCAGCAAGTCGTTGGGCGTAATTACCGACATCGCCTCGCAAACCAACCTGCTGGCCCTCAACGCTGCCATCGAGGCTGCCCGCGCCGGCGAGGCTGGTCGTGGCTTCGCGGTAGTAGCCGAGGAAATCCGCAAGCTGGCTGAAGGCTCGCGCAAGTCGGCCAACGAGATTGCCACGCTCGTGGAAGATGTACGTAAAGACACCACCAGCGCGGCCAGCGCCATCAGCGCGATGGAGGACCGGGTATCGCGGGGTAAAAACGCCACTTTCGAGGCGAGCGCGGCCTTTAAGAACATTGCCACCAGCAGTGGCGAGACGCTGCGCAGCTCGCGCGACATTCTCACGGCCACGGCTCAGCAGCAGACTTCGATTGGCGATGTGGTGAAGTACGTGGAGGAAGTAGTAGCTATCGCCGAGCAAACGGCCACTGGCACCCAGCAAGTGGCCGGCACGGCCCGCCAGCTCTCCTCGTCGATGCAGGAGCTCACCAGCTCTTCGCAACGCCTCTCCGACATTGCCGACGACTTGCAGGACGGCCTCGAAACCTTCCAGCTCTTCGACTACGCCCCCGAGCCGGAGCCCGAACCCGAGCCCGAGCCGCAGCGCCGGGTATTGCGCCGCCCGCTAGCTTCCGCTAAGCCGGCTGCTACCTCAGCGCCGGTGCAAGCGGCGCCAATTGCTGCCGCTAAGCCTGGCCGCACTGCCCAGTCGCGCCGGACCGCCAGCCCCCCGCCACCAGTGACAATCGAAAGCAACCGCGCCGCCAGCAATGGCCGCCCGCGCCGCGACGCACCGGTCACAACCGCCGCTCCCGAGGCAGCTCCGGCCAAAAAGATGGTGCGCCGCGCCAAATCTGGTGCTGGGGACATAGCCACTAAAACCACCGAGAATGGCGCCGAGCCAACCCGCGCGCGCGCCAAGGCCAAGGCCAAGTAG